In Kordiimonas pumila, a single genomic region encodes these proteins:
- a CDS encoding spinster family MFS transporter translates to MRHIRRHAILLIITLMIIIHAIDRLAIVILLEDIKHDLDLSDAQLGFLSGFAFVALYVLAGIPMAYLSDRSNRSKLIGSALMVIGGMTMLCGMAQNFVQLAFARCGLGISASPCVPAAHSIIADIYPPSQRTTALSITECGFFVGSFIGLWVCGWIATDYGWRAAFIAVGILPILLSFVVFTFMRDPVRTTKSQKEIKLGFKESLGTIIGVPAVRWYVVGSSLAVFALAAMMTWLPTLMIRSYDMTRTEAGGLIGAINGVGGLVVTILVGVMADRLARRDNRWNLWIPASLFALSAPFAALTFLSDTPTSILIYFAISASLVPACSAPIISYSQQIMPSNVHAMITALIFLMLNIVGFGAGPLIVGAFSDFLTPIVGQQEALQQALLYLAAPALFVGGCFVAVGSYLSVNTKAAGAVTQAG, encoded by the coding sequence ATGAGGCATATTCGCCGACACGCTATTCTTTTGATCATCACTCTCATGATCATCATCCATGCGATTGACCGGCTCGCGATTGTGATCTTGCTTGAGGATATTAAACATGATCTTGACCTCAGTGATGCACAGTTAGGGTTTTTGTCAGGCTTTGCTTTTGTTGCCCTCTATGTGCTTGCGGGTATTCCAATGGCGTACCTTTCAGATCGGTCAAACCGCAGTAAGCTTATAGGCAGCGCCCTTATGGTAATTGGCGGTATGACAATGCTGTGTGGGATGGCGCAAAATTTTGTTCAGCTTGCGTTTGCGCGGTGTGGTCTTGGCATTAGTGCTTCGCCGTGTGTGCCAGCAGCCCATTCAATTATTGCGGATATCTATCCGCCTTCTCAGCGTACAACAGCTCTCTCCATTACAGAGTGTGGTTTTTTTGTTGGGTCTTTCATTGGCCTTTGGGTTTGTGGGTGGATCGCGACAGATTACGGCTGGCGTGCGGCTTTTATAGCGGTTGGAATTTTGCCTATTTTACTGAGTTTTGTTGTTTTCACGTTCATGCGCGATCCGGTGCGGACAACCAAGTCACAAAAGGAAATTAAGCTAGGTTTTAAGGAATCACTAGGCACCATCATTGGTGTGCCTGCTGTTCGCTGGTATGTGGTTGGCAGTTCACTTGCTGTTTTTGCACTTGCGGCCATGATGACGTGGCTACCGACATTGATGATCCGGTCTTATGACATGACACGAACAGAAGCGGGGGGGCTTATCGGTGCTATTAACGGTGTAGGCGGTCTTGTTGTAACCATTTTGGTGGGCGTAATGGCGGACCGGTTAGCCCGCCGCGATAACCGCTGGAATCTTTGGATCCCTGCAAGCCTGTTTGCCTTAAGTGCGCCGTTTGCTGCTCTGACATTCTTAAGCGATACACCGACAAGCATTCTTATTTATTTTGCTATATCTGCGTCGCTTGTGCCAGCGTGCAGTGCGCCCATCATTAGCTACTCCCAGCAAATCATGCCGTCGAATGTGCATGCCATGATTACAGCCCTGATATTCTTGATGCTGAATATTGTCGGTTTCGGTGCGGGGCCTTTAATCGTGGGGGCTTTTAGTGATTTTCTAACGCCGATTGTGGGCCAGCAAGAAGCTCTGCAACAGGCGCTTCTTTATCTGGCGGCGCCTGCCCTTTTCGTTGGGGGATGCTTCGTGGCGGTTGGGTCCTATCTTTCTGTGAACACGAAAGCGGCGGGTGCAGTGACGCAGGCTGGATAG